A stretch of Acidimicrobiales bacterium DNA encodes these proteins:
- a CDS encoding class I SAM-dependent methyltransferase translates to MTEQLRARPDVHYDEMVGSTGLSTGERDTSAWFVEHYKDAADQIIDFLAGDGISFTGQRVADVGCGDGIIDLGVVHKAEPARLVGFDVVPTDPEWLLERARAEGVCDELPSSLEFRTCGTRTLPADDDAFDFVFTWSAFEHVEDPIAVFREIHRVLRPGGILMLQIWPLYHSEHGAHLWQCIPDRFAHLLRPAEDIKADVRATTRYPRAVIEEFLEVFDTLNRVTLEDLQRALLAASLRVAKLELQSESVHIPPELARHPLSQLGISGVKLLAVPG, encoded by the coding sequence ATGACCGAGCAGCTCCGGGCGCGGCCCGACGTGCACTACGACGAGATGGTCGGCAGCACCGGGCTGTCCACCGGCGAGCGCGACACGTCCGCCTGGTTCGTCGAGCACTACAAGGACGCGGCCGACCAGATCATCGACTTCCTCGCCGGCGACGGCATCAGCTTCACGGGGCAGCGCGTGGCCGACGTCGGGTGCGGCGACGGGATCATCGACCTGGGGGTGGTCCACAAGGCCGAGCCGGCCCGCCTCGTCGGGTTCGACGTGGTGCCCACCGATCCCGAGTGGCTGCTCGAGCGGGCCCGGGCCGAGGGGGTGTGCGACGAGCTGCCGTCGTCGCTCGAGTTCCGCACCTGCGGCACCCGCACCCTGCCGGCCGACGACGACGCCTTCGACTTCGTGTTCACGTGGTCGGCGTTCGAGCACGTCGAGGACCCCATCGCCGTGTTCCGCGAGATCCACCGCGTGCTGCGCCCGGGGGGGATCCTCATGCTCCAGATCTGGCCCCTGTACCACTCCGAGCACGGCGCCCACCTGTGGCAGTGCATCCCCGACCGGTTCGCCCACCTCCTGCGCCCGGCCGAGGACATCAAGGCCGACGTGCGGGCCACCACCCGCTATCCCCGGGCCGTGATCGAGGAGTTCCTGGAGGTGTTCGACACCCTCAACCGGGTGACCCTCGAGGACCTCCAGCGAGCGCTGCTGGCCGCCTCCCTGCGCGTCGCCAAGCTCGAGCTCCAGTCCGAGTCGGTGCACATCCCCCCCGAGCTCGCCCGCCACCCCCTGTCCCAACTGGGCATCTCCGGTGTGAAGCTCCTGGCCGTCCCCGGCTGA
- a CDS encoding glycosyltransferase family 2 protein, whose translation MARQRVLLAILVYQGRDFVPACLHSAAGTRVGHRDVDVVVLDDASPDAGFSDELRDLCRSLGFGYYRSPRNLGIPRNMNLALARALDGGYDHVFILNSDIVMPMNLVTSMIRVAESHTGIGSVTAWSNNVSLFSLPNADASGVLKRQDTVDWISSELEREFGSYAVDVPTGVGFCLLIPTPAIRKVGFFDPVYGRGYCEEVDWCLRSRARGYRAVLAPGTFVFHEGSGSTLPAGMVAHRETTVAEHELIVDLRYPWYRRDVDAFLDLGVLEPLVYRALKAVVGRAATRLGYDVEATWVPGPAPGDRVRAVAEPDGTSGELLMQYAGFDFRIPVGGDDVSAALAAVTPVPPRRVRIHDRGSWSDHLSAVWTGRVPVEDLYRYPQRV comes from the coding sequence GTGGCGCGACAGCGGGTGCTCCTGGCCATCCTCGTGTACCAGGGCCGCGACTTCGTGCCCGCCTGCCTCCATTCGGCCGCCGGGACCCGGGTGGGCCACCGCGACGTCGACGTCGTGGTGCTGGACGACGCCAGCCCCGACGCCGGCTTCAGCGACGAGCTGCGGGACCTGTGCCGGTCGCTCGGCTTCGGGTACTACCGCTCGCCCCGCAACCTCGGCATCCCCCGGAACATGAACCTGGCCCTCGCCCGGGCGCTCGACGGCGGCTACGACCACGTGTTCATCCTGAACTCCGACATCGTCATGCCCATGAACCTGGTGACGTCGATGATCCGGGTCGCCGAGTCGCACACCGGGATCGGCTCGGTCACCGCCTGGTCGAACAACGTCTCGCTGTTCTCGCTGCCCAACGCCGACGCCTCCGGCGTCCTGAAGCGCCAGGACACCGTGGACTGGATCTCGTCGGAGCTCGAGCGCGAGTTCGGCTCCTACGCCGTGGACGTCCCCACCGGCGTCGGGTTCTGCCTCCTGATCCCGACGCCCGCCATCCGCAAGGTGGGCTTCTTCGACCCGGTCTACGGGCGCGGGTACTGCGAGGAGGTCGACTGGTGCCTGCGCAGCCGGGCCCGTGGCTACCGCGCCGTCCTCGCCCCCGGCACCTTCGTGTTCCACGAGGGCAGCGGGTCCACGCTGCCGGCCGGCATGGTCGCCCACCGGGAGACGACGGTCGCCGAGCACGAGCTGATCGTGGACCTGCGCTACCCGTGGTACCGGCGCGACGTCGACGCCTTCCTCGACCTCGGGGTCCTCGAGCCGCTCGTCTACCGGGCGCTCAAGGCGGTGGTCGGCCGGGCCGCCACCCGCCTGGGCTACGACGTCGAGGCCACCTGGGTCCCCGGCCCCGCTCCGGGCGACCGAGTGCGGGCCGTGGCCGAGCCGGACGGCACGTCGGGCGAGCTGCTCATGCAGTACGCCGGCTTCGACTTCCGCATTCCCGTCGGGGGCGACGACGTGTCGGCCGCCCTCGCCGCCGTCACGCCCGTCCCCCCTCGCCGCGTCCGCATCCACGACCGGGGCTCGTGGTCCGACCACCTCTCCGCCGTGTGGACCGGCCGCGTCCCCGTGGAGGACCTCTACCGGTACCCGCAACGCGTCTGA
- a CDS encoding methyltransferase domain-containing protein — protein MARSTRCRATPEAWSSGREPHKRPRRPAAPAAVARRLAPPTERHGTETDILSTSPHADPTLAPYGVADEDLTWPGDELVSRVATGQDKAAFYESGRQSVRDLRSVLALLGRDLDSYGTILDFGCGCGRILVHLERLAGTAEVHGCDIDARAVRWDAEHLPWARFAVNQPVPPLPYDDATFDLVYNHSVFTHLDEEHQDLWLAELRRVTRPGATLVLTVHGDKPLADFEVASANAGGNPAAVVEEVRRNGIAFIEHDSFTGGPLGDAYHSTFHAPWYVLEHWSRFFTVRAYVPQRSLGFQDVVLLERPPADVPIAPPRASIAARRAAATGNPPAGGPAPPPLPDEPVLPAVRHAVSRPLHGPPVGLPARYGGVTRAVRRTVLRLLGHYAGYQREVDRDIQRALRELDASVARLRHEMDQVRSAERVQADLTLQESDVRLWDALRRHGERVNRLETDLFEALDRKADRPERP, from the coding sequence ATGGCCAGGAGCACCCGCTGTCGCGCCACCCCCGAAGCATGGTCGAGCGGGCGGGAGCCGCACAAACGCCCCCGACGGCCGGCGGCCCCGGCGGCGGTTGCCCGTAGGCTGGCGCCCCCGACGGAGCGCCACGGAACGGAGACGGACATCCTGAGCACCTCGCCGCACGCCGACCCCACCCTGGCGCCCTACGGCGTCGCCGACGAGGACCTGACCTGGCCGGGCGACGAGCTCGTCTCCCGGGTGGCGACCGGCCAGGACAAGGCCGCGTTCTACGAGTCGGGCCGGCAGTCGGTGCGCGACCTCCGGTCGGTGCTGGCCCTGCTCGGCCGCGACCTCGACTCGTACGGGACGATCCTCGACTTCGGCTGCGGCTGCGGCCGCATCCTGGTCCACCTCGAGCGTTTGGCCGGCACCGCCGAGGTCCACGGCTGCGACATCGACGCCCGGGCCGTCCGCTGGGACGCCGAGCACCTCCCGTGGGCGAGGTTCGCCGTGAACCAGCCGGTGCCGCCCCTCCCCTACGACGACGCCACGTTCGACCTCGTCTACAACCACAGCGTCTTCACCCACCTGGACGAGGAGCACCAGGACCTGTGGCTGGCCGAGCTGCGGCGGGTGACCAGGCCGGGCGCCACCCTGGTGCTCACCGTCCACGGCGACAAGCCCCTCGCCGACTTCGAGGTGGCCTCGGCCAACGCCGGAGGCAACCCGGCCGCCGTGGTCGAGGAGGTCCGCCGCAACGGCATCGCGTTCATCGAGCACGACTCCTTCACCGGCGGCCCCCTGGGCGACGCCTACCACTCGACGTTCCACGCCCCCTGGTACGTCCTCGAGCACTGGAGCCGGTTCTTCACCGTCAGGGCCTACGTGCCCCAGCGGTCGCTGGGGTTCCAGGACGTCGTGCTCCTGGAGCGCCCGCCGGCCGACGTGCCGATCGCACCGCCCCGGGCGTCGATCGCGGCCCGGCGGGCCGCCGCCACCGGGAACCCGCCGGCGGGCGGCCCGGCGCCGCCGCCGCTGCCCGACGAGCCCGTGCTCCCCGCCGTGCGCCACGCCGTGTCCCGGCCGCTCCACGGCCCGCCGGTGGGCCTGCCCGCCCGCTACGGCGGGGTCACCCGGGCCGTCCGCCGCACGGTCCTGCGCCTGCTCGGGCACTACGCCGGCTACCAGCGGGAGGTCGACCGAGACATCCAGCGCGCCCTCCGCGAGCTCGACGCCTCCGTCGCCCGGCTGCGCCACGAGATGGACCAGGTCCGCTCGGCCGAGCGGGTGCAGGCCGACCTCACGCTCCAGGAGTCGGACGTGCGCCTGTGGGACGCCCTGCGCCGCCACGGCGAGCGGGTCAACCGCCTGGAGACGGACCTGTTCGAGGCGTTGGACCGGAAGGCGGACCGCCCCGAGAGGCCGTAG
- a CDS encoding YfhO family protein, protein MEKDDRVTRRERVVAVLALLVVWVAFVFPAFAGQVRFPVDFAGPEDPTAGPARPANPEHGDAYYAMYPWHEYLGARLADGEVPLWDPYRFAGTPFAADVAVGAWYPPNLLYALADPLVAFTVLSVLSSLAALLVTYWFLRILELHPYAAAFGAITFAFSAFLVKWATNETVMGSAVWMALPLGGLEVARRGQRLRGTVIAAFGLALVALGGHAQVALYVWAAAAGWALFGLVASRLRAAGDAGGWRRVVGDAVAPLAAVALALGLSAVQVVPARELSAEIVRQTTTWEDARATFLPRAHLATFVVPDYLGSPADDNWDGPGVNYTETALWPGLLTLPLAAVGLLSRRRRAVVFSAALAAVGVLAVLGTPLYRVILALPGFDRTLFATRFVLYVDFGLACLAALGLDHLLRRRTADRRAVAVVAATSAALLAGVAWLAVERPATPLPSSYVVGRSLRAAAFLAVGAAVLAVLARRPPWAAPAALAVVALAAGDLWATGHRFNPFHERRPVYRPQPATDALAAAPGERPRFAEIGAAFALPPNASLVHRLSGLGGYDALIPRNIVELVALAEDQRARAARNFLGPFRPETARSPVFDLLGVTHLVGTTAAGVGERAVVPGPLPVYERAGAFPPAFLASCWEVVPDGGVLPRLATMSSDQLRGTAVVTDTAAARRALGGAVGGPACGPAGTAAVERYEPERVTVRARADGPAVLVLSDTWFQGWVATVDGERAEVLEVDHALRGVVVPAGEHRVHLRFDPPSFRAGIGLTAVTTWALAAVAVVLAVRAARAGRRATATASRGGPPSGPTPRTGPSPGG, encoded by the coding sequence ATGGAGAAGGACGACAGGGTCACCAGGCGGGAGCGGGTCGTGGCCGTGCTGGCCCTGCTCGTGGTGTGGGTCGCCTTCGTGTTCCCCGCCTTCGCCGGCCAGGTGCGCTTCCCGGTGGACTTCGCCGGGCCCGAGGACCCGACGGCGGGGCCGGCACGGCCGGCCAACCCCGAGCACGGCGACGCCTACTACGCCATGTACCCCTGGCACGAGTACCTGGGGGCCCGGCTGGCCGACGGCGAGGTGCCCCTCTGGGACCCGTACCGCTTCGCCGGGACCCCGTTCGCGGCCGACGTGGCCGTGGGGGCGTGGTACCCGCCGAACCTGCTCTACGCGCTGGCCGACCCCCTGGTCGCCTTCACCGTGCTGAGCGTGCTGTCGTCGCTGGCCGCCCTGCTCGTCACCTACTGGTTCCTGCGGATCCTCGAGCTCCACCCGTACGCGGCGGCCTTCGGGGCGATCACGTTCGCCTTCTCCGCCTTCCTGGTGAAGTGGGCCACCAACGAGACGGTCATGGGGTCGGCCGTGTGGATGGCGCTCCCGCTGGGCGGGCTGGAGGTCGCCCGTCGGGGACAGCGGCTCCGGGGAACGGTGATCGCCGCCTTCGGGCTGGCCCTGGTCGCCCTGGGCGGGCACGCCCAGGTCGCCCTCTACGTGTGGGCGGCCGCCGCTGGGTGGGCCCTGTTCGGCCTCGTCGCCTCGCGCCTGCGGGCGGCGGGCGACGCCGGCGGCTGGCGCCGGGTGGTGGGCGACGCCGTGGCGCCCCTCGCCGCGGTTGCCCTGGCCCTCGGGCTGTCGGCCGTCCAGGTGGTGCCCGCCCGCGAGCTGTCGGCCGAGATCGTCCGCCAGACCACCACGTGGGAGGACGCCCGGGCGACGTTCCTTCCCCGCGCCCACCTCGCCACCTTCGTCGTGCCCGACTACCTGGGCAGCCCGGCGGACGACAACTGGGACGGGCCGGGGGTGAACTACACCGAGACCGCCCTGTGGCCCGGCCTGCTGACCCTGCCGCTGGCCGCCGTCGGCCTGCTCTCCCGCCGCCGCCGGGCCGTCGTGTTCTCCGCCGCCCTGGCCGCCGTCGGCGTGCTCGCCGTGCTCGGGACGCCCCTCTACCGGGTCATCCTCGCCCTGCCCGGCTTCGACCGGACGCTGTTCGCCACCCGGTTCGTGCTGTACGTGGACTTCGGGCTGGCGTGCCTGGCCGCCCTCGGTCTCGACCACCTGTTGCGCCGGCGCACGGCGGACCGCCGGGCCGTGGCCGTCGTGGCGGCCACCTCGGCCGCCCTGCTGGCCGGCGTGGCGTGGCTGGCGGTGGAGCGCCCGGCCACGCCGCTCCCGTCCTCCTACGTGGTGGGCCGGAGCCTGCGGGCGGCGGCGTTCCTCGCCGTCGGTGCGGCCGTGCTGGCCGTCCTGGCCCGTCGGCCCCCGTGGGCCGCGCCGGCGGCGTTGGCCGTCGTCGCCCTGGCGGCCGGCGACCTGTGGGCGACCGGCCACCGCTTCAACCCGTTCCACGAGAGGCGGCCCGTGTACCGGCCCCAGCCCGCCACCGACGCCCTGGCGGCGGCGCCCGGGGAGCGGCCCCGCTTCGCCGAGATCGGAGCCGCCTTCGCCCTCCCGCCCAACGCCTCCCTCGTCCACCGCCTGTCCGGCCTGGGCGGGTACGACGCCCTCATCCCCCGCAACATCGTGGAGCTGGTGGCCCTGGCCGAGGACCAGCGGGCCCGGGCCGCCCGCAACTTCCTGGGCCCGTTCCGCCCGGAGACGGCGAGAAGCCCGGTGTTCGACCTGCTCGGCGTCACCCACCTGGTGGGGACAACGGCCGCCGGGGTGGGCGAGCGGGCGGTGGTCCCCGGCCCCCTGCCCGTCTACGAGCGGGCGGGTGCCTTCCCGCCCGCCTTCCTGGCGTCGTGCTGGGAGGTGGTCCCCGACGGCGGGGTGCTGCCGCGCCTGGCCACGATGAGCTCCGACCAGCTCCGCGGCACCGCCGTGGTCACCGACACGGCGGCCGCCCGCCGCGCCCTCGGCGGGGCGGTGGGCGGTCCGGCGTGCGGCCCGGCGGGGACCGCCGCCGTCGAGCGCTACGAGCCCGAGCGGGTGACCGTGCGGGCCCGGGCCGACGGGCCGGCCGTCCTCGTCCTCAGCGACACCTGGTTCCAGGGTTGGGTGGCCACCGTCGACGGCGAGCGGGCCGAGGTGCTGGAGGTCGACCACGCCCTGCGGGGCGTCGTCGTCCCGGCGGGGGAGCACCGGGTGCACCTGCGCTTCGACCCGCCGTCGTTCCGGGCGGGGATCGGCCTCACGGCCGTCACCACCTGGGCGCTGGCCGCCGTCGCCGTCGTGCTCGCCGTGCGGGCCGCGCGCGCCGGGCGCCGAGCGACGGCTACGGCCTCTCGGGGCGGTCCGCCTTCCGGTCCAACGCCTCGAACAGGTCCGTCTCCAGGCGGTTGA